One Branchiostoma lanceolatum isolate klBraLanc5 chromosome 18, klBraLanc5.hap2, whole genome shotgun sequence DNA window includes the following coding sequences:
- the LOC136424691 gene encoding tripartite motif-containing protein 2-like: protein MASNAMSEITEEFLVCQVCLEDFKQPKMLPCLHTFCQPCLERLLATEPVGKLDCPTCRQEVPLPQNGAQGLKSNYLVGKLHNILQKQPKGKGLTSHPPENGVTCTACEAGDSAQFYCVECTDYLCQKCNDAHSRLRATRSHNVRTVAELKLGGLPIKLQARKTSKCVAHNELHKFYCDTCHWVICLHCVVTAHKDHQYVEVEKVAERERAELSRVQAAADLHEKWIEKLRSVEEEWSSQVQRAEEQIEEQERTIIETVKKVKNNRISQLHAMHATRKKQTEAAIEAAEMDLASAKSCIQFTGNVLDYGSPAEFMSVAGRTEQSADKKIAEKAEMTKGFMNLTFDSQARDVEEKLLKLMVIKQQAVPMPNALMLARPKVASAYRQLKAIDNHGGKSGHGRDNLQLQSLVVIAEGDIAVADNGNLQFFGRDGSFKIERRVRLGWRPCCLGVLATGELLVTGDGHKIHVLDKQGRGRIIQVTGVAEELQHMTTDGIAVDGMGRIVVNIGYQVFVLNSNGDTLLKFGEKGNDYGRQQGLRFPVRIAVNSNNQIIICSRNSMKIFDPTGHHLFSVGARGSGPGQLDDPQSVTTDNDDNIIVADMGAGSQNRDNRAYPFSPGGTSRAGSQSSNCRVSLFSRDGTFIRDVLTKKEHGLESPSGLVLSHDGHLVVSEGNSLKIFVPN, encoded by the coding sequence ATGGCGTCCAATGCGATGAGCGAAATTACCGAGGAATTCCTCGTCTGCCAGGTCTGTTTGGAGGACTTCAAGCAGCCTAAGATGCTGCcgtgtcttcacaccttctgcCAGCCGTGTTTAGAGAGGCTCCTGGCCACAGAGCCGGTAGGGAAACTAGACTGTCCGACATGCCGACAGGAAGTGCCCCTCCCCCAAAACGGCGCCCAGGGGCTGAAGTCTAACTACCTCGTTGGTAAACTAcacaacattttacaaaaacagcCGAAAGGGAAAGGGTTAACGTCACATCCACCAGAGAACGGGGTCACATGCACAGCTTGTGAGGCTGGTGACTCGGCTCAGTTCTACTGTGTGGAGTGTACCGACTACCTGTGTCAGAAGTGTAACGACGCGCACAGCCGACTCAGAGCAACTCGATCCCACAACGTCAGAACAGTGGCGGAGCTGAAATTGGGAGGACTGCCAATCAAGCTTCAAGCAAGGAAGACTTCTAAATGCGTGGCTCACAATGAACTGCACAAGTTCTACTGCGATACCTGTCACTGGGTCATCTGTTTACACTGTGTGGTAACGGCGCACAAAGATCACCAGTATGTGGAAGTAGAGAAGGTAGCAGAGAGGGAGAGGGCAGAGCTGTCGAGAGTGCAAGCCGCAGCAGACCTGCACGAGAAGTGGATTGAAAAGCTACGGTCGGTGGAGGAAGAGTGGTCTTCACAGGTACAGCGTGCAGAAGAGCAGATAGAAGAACAGGAAAGGACCATTATTGAAACCGTCAAAAAGGTGAAAAATAACAGGATCAGCCAGCTTCATGCCATGCATGCTACTAGGAAGAAACAGACGGAAGCCGCCATTGAGGCAGCTGAGATGGACCTGGCCTCAGCCAAGAGCTGTATCCAGTTCACCGGCAACGTGTTGGACTACGGGAGCCCAGCGGAGTTCATGTCGGTGGCCGGCCGGACGGAGCAAAGTGCAGACAAGAAGATCGCAGAGAAGGCTGAAATGACCAAAGGTTTTATGAACTTAACCTTTGACTCTCAGGCTAGGGATGTTGAGGAGAAATTGTTAAAATTGATGGTAATAAAGCAACAAGCAGTACCGATGCCAAATGCGCTAATGCTAGCTCGACCGAAAGTTGCAAGTGCCTACAGACAATTAAAAGCTATTGACAACCATGGCGGGAAGAGTGGACATGGCAGAGACAATCTGCAGCTGCAATCGCTTGTTGTCATCGCAGAGGGAGACATTGCAGTGGCTGACAACGGAAACCTGCAGTTTTTTGGCAGAGATGGCTCTTTCAAGATTGAGAGGAGGGTCAGGCTGGGTTGGAGGCCATGTTGTTTGGGCGTCTTGGCAACTGGTGAGCTGTTGGTGACAGGAGACGGACACAAGATTCACGTACTGGACAAACAGGGGAGAGGACGTATCATCCAGGTGACAGGAGTTGCAGAGGAACTGCAACATATGACCACAGACGGCATTGCTGTTGACGGTATGGGGCGTATTGTCGTTAATATCGGGTACCAAGTCTTTGTGCTCAATTCAAATGGTGACACTTTGCTTAAGTTCGGTGAAAAAGGTAATGATTATGGTCGTCAGCAGGGTTTGAGGTTCCCCGTCCGCATTGCAGTCAACAGCAACAACCAAATCATCATCTGCAGCAGAAACAGCATGAAGATATTCGACCCCACCGGTCATCACCTCTTCTCGGTCGGGGCACGTGGCTCGGGACCTGGTCAGCTGGACGACCCCCAAAGTGTCACAACGGACAATGATGACAACATCATCGTGGCCGACATGGGGGCTGGATCCCAGAACAGAGACAATCGTGCTTACCCTTTCAGTCCGGGCGGAACGTCTAGGGCTGGATCCCAGAGCAGTAACTGTCGTGTTTCCCTGTTCAGTCGGGACGGTACGTTTATCAGGGACGTGCTGACAAAGAAGGAACACGGACTAGAATCTCCAAGTGGCCTGGTACTGTCTCATGACGGACATCTAGTCGTTTCTGAAGGCAATTCTCTTAAGATTTTCGTCCCCAATTAA
- the LOC136424109 gene encoding cytochrome P450 2U1-like → MFLLHGLLKCTWDLYSLLKLAAVLLCLWWLRKPRRLPPGPVNWPLLGNFLSLTQDEPMLLKSWARQYGDVFMYHVGSRAVVVLNGYRTIHQALVKQAEDFSSRPYMPITAENSQRKGVIHVPYGPFWKQHRKSTLLKMREIGVDKPVLDQKIAEEGQSLVQEITKKEGRPFDMTKLIQTAVSNIISTMLCGTRYEYDHPGFQRFISNVALNFKFSRLSMLPNHYPWTKWVPGLNTEFNRTLECNKEIREHIREHLVEHETSFDPDNIRDFMDAFLNEIRHQDDEAATVNKEQLVQVIRDMFVAGIENIATALRWSLLYSVLYPDIQGRVQEEIDHVLGRNGTPTMADRKKMPFTEATIEEVLRYATVAPLTVDHATSRDTSLNGYYIPRDTLVQVNLWSVHHDPETWPEPETFDPTRFLNDEGQFQRKAENIPFSLGRRICLGERMARAELLLFYITLLQHFYFKLPEGAARPSEKGLFGITYNPVDFDIVAVPRFSDMCT, encoded by the exons ATGTTCCTCCTCCACGGCCTTCTCAAGTGCACGTGGGACCTGTACAGTCTTCTGAAGCTGGCAGCGGTCCTCCTGTGTCTGTGGTGGCTGCGGAAACCCCGTCGCCTCCCGCCCGGTCCAGTCAACTGGCCGCTCCTGGGCAACTTCCTCAGCCTCACACAG GACGAGCCGATGCTGCTGAAGTCCTGGGCCAGGCAGTACGGGGACGTGTTCATGTACCACGTGGGCAGCAGGGCCGTGGTGGTTCTCAACGGCTACAGGACCATCCACCAGGCCCTGGTCAAACAGGCGGAGGACTTCTCCAGCAGACCCTACATGCCCATCACTGCAGAGAACTCACAGAGGAAAG GTGTCATCCACGTGCCTTACGGTCCCTTCTGGAAGCAGCACAGAAAGTCCACCCTGCTGAAGATGCGCGAAATCGGAGTGGACAAGCCGGTCTTAGACCAGAAAATCGCCGAAGAAGGACAGTCCCTGGTCCAAGAGATCACGAAGAAAGAAGGAAGACCGTTCGACATGACTAAGTTAATACAAACGGCCGTTTCCAACATCATATCCACCATGCTATGCGGTACAAGGTACGAATACGATCACCCTGGGTTTCAACGGTTTATCTCCAACGTCGCTttgaatttcaaattttcccgCCTTTCCATGCTGCCCAATCACTACCCGTGGACCAAGTGGGTCCCTGGTCTCAACACGGAGTTTAACCGGACCCTGGAGTGTAATAAAGAGATTCGGGAACATATCCGCGAGCACCTCGTGGAACACGAGACCTCATTCGACCCCGACAACATCCGGGACTTCATGGACGCCTTCCTTAATGAGATACGTCATCAAGACGACGAGGCTGCGACCGTCAACAAAGAACAGCTAGTGCAG GTGATCAGAGACATGTTCGTGGCTGGTATAGAGAACATCGCCACTGCGCTGCGCTGGTCCCTGCTGTACTCCGTCCTGTACCCGGACATACAGGGCAGAGTGCAGGAGGAGATCGACCACGTGCTGGGGAGAAACGGCACTCCTACCATGGCCGATCGGAAAAAG ATGCCGTTCACCGAGGCGACTATAGAGGAGGTACTCCGGTACGCCACAGTCGCGCCGCTTACCGTGGACCACGCCACCAGTAGGGACACCTCCCTCAACGGGTACTACATTCCTAGG GACACCCTGGTGCAGGTTAACCTGTGGTCTGTCCACCACGACCCGGAAACCTGGCCGGAACCGGAAACGTTCGATCCAACACGCTTCCTCAACGACGAGGGACAGTTCCAGAGGAAGGCCGAAAACATCCCGTTCTCACTAG GTCGCCGCATCTGTCTCGGAGAACGAATGGCTCGCGCGGAACTGCTGCTGTTCTACATAACGCTGCTGCAGCACTTCTACTTCAAGCTACCAGAGGGCGCTGCACGACCGTCAGAAAAGGGCCTGTTCGGCATCACGTATAACCCGGTGGACTTTGACATTGTCGCAGTGCCACGGTTCAGCGACATGTGTACTTAA